GGCCTCCGGTTAGGTGCACCAAGCAGCCCTTGTCGACGGGAGAAAGATCCGTAACGTCGCTTCGTGCCATCTTGTTTTGGCCCATGGAAAAGGAAAGCAGAGGAAAACAGCTCCACTTTTCTTCTAAACACAAAccattttcctagaaaacattttccctcctTACAAAGTTGGCTGTATACACAGCTAAGGAAGAGAATGTTCTGCGCTGCAATATGCTAGAAATTGCACACAGAAGTAAAGAACTGGTCACGACATTAAATCTTCCAAACATTACAACATCAACTCTTTAACCGGAAACCGAGCGTTTCTAAACCAGATACCATATTGAACTTGCAGCCCAATTGAGAAAGCAGAGTCTAGTGGATTCTAAAGTCAGACGACTGTAGGCTGAATCACAGCTTTGAGCTGGTGAAAGTCGAGTCACAGAAAACCGTGACCGTTACATCTCTTTCGCCGGCTTTTCGGGCACCAAGGCAACTTGAACTTGACCAAAAACATGTTGCTACGCTGTTATTTGCATCGCTACCACCCATTGTCTCGACTATGATTTGCAGCGTTCTCATTGATTGTGCTCCCCGGCAGACCCTCCCTTCTTTCCACGCGAGTTTCCGCATCATCAGCCTGCCGAAGAATGGGATGCATAGAAAAGTATGGAGTCAAGATTATCATGGGACtgacttgaaaaagaaaatgggggCAAGAGCAAGGATCACCAGCCTCTCTGTTCCATTTGGTAAACGATGAGGATTATCGTTTGGTAACAAATGCCTTTGATCATGCCTGACCAAGTACCCTGCAAGGACAAAAGCAGAGGCACGCATCAGAAGGGAAAGATGGAACTTTGCAATCTCATGTTCCTTATCCTCCCTAGTCTTTATGTGCAGCAATCACTGTGATTTGGGAGAGATTATTctataattcttattttttttatgtgccaCATCTTCGCCACGTATACTAAGAAtctcataaataaaaattagtggATACCTTTTGTAATCtaaattggatggagttaacggaGAGATTATTCGGCAAGTTTTATCATTCGACAACACTTATCTTCCAAGGTCAGGTGCTAGGCTTCTATGAAACGGTATCGGTCAAGTCACTTTATGGCCGGAAAAAGAACAATGCTAGGGGTACGAAAACAGAACACAAAAAGGTCAATTAGGACCAAAGTTGTAGCTCTTCTAAAAAATCTATAGCAATGTACCTTGAATCTGGATTCTTTAAGAGAGGATTCAACCATGGCGACGACAATCAGCATCGTCACATATGACTTCAATGCAAATACGCAAATTTCCTAGCGACGAGACGTTGACCATAAGCATTTAAATcctttcaaaaagaaagaaagtgcttCCGGTTGGCGCCATTTCCATGGGGCCGGTGGCATCGGGTGGGGACCACCAGTCGACAGCTCAGATCGGCTATGGCCTAGGCTCGGCATGCTAGGGATGGGGAATCATGACGCGGGGGGTGAAGATGGCGGCGGTGGCGATTTTCCTAGAGTGGCCGGGGCTGTTGAGGCTTCAGGCTCTTGTTGATGTTGAGAATGTAGGATCAATTAGGGTGTTGGAGAAGGCTGGGCTCAGGAGGTAGGGCGTTCTGAGGAAGTAATTTAGTCCTGAAGGGAAGAGCTAGATAACTCTAGTGATGATCTCCAAAGTGTGTCTCTCGGATCAAACTAAAGGTGATCATCTTGCTTAGAGTAATTTCATCGTATTCACTCTGCTGTTGGAATATTTTAAGTTTCGCCTAATCTGCATAGATTGATTTTAGTTGTCTTTGAGAGATTTAATTTACCAATTACTCCGACGGCACGAGCTTAGCAGCAGATGCTGATTAGGTAATCCGCAATTGCATAAAGCCTTGAATAAACCACTCTGTCGATTAATTTATCAGAAGTAGCTCACAGTAGGGAGCATGTAATTACAATTATGATAGGAGAATcgccattttttttgtgatctcATTTGGCGAAAGTAGCCGTGTGCTAGGAGTAGTAGTCAAGTATCACCATCGTTGGGGCAAAATCTCAGCTCGATTCAATTCGCATGGACTTGGCCTGGGGTGAATGTATCTCTATCCACAGGGACAGATGTTCCGTGCTTTTTCGCCGGAGTTAGGTGTTACTAAATTGCCCAAAACCGGCGAAATTCTTCGGTTGCAATTATGAACTTGGCAATTAATCTGAATTTCCTTCTCCACCGGCTATTGAATGTTCTTCTGATCGATCTGTTTAAAAGTAGATTTCTCATTCAAATCGATTAAGTCGTCCTCTGAAACCGAAAATCATGCCAACAGGCCAATTTGTAATCTAAGGGACTCCTgttattaaatgaaaaatttgcCCCATAGATACGTATTCTATACGTCTAAGATCATAAAGAATTATGTAATACATGTGCCACTCGAGCTAAAGGAGAAGAACGAAGATGAACGAATACATTCTGATGACAAAAGAAATGTGGAAACGGTGGTGGTGGGGGTCAACGAAAGGGGTCTGAAACTAGACAGTAGATATTAGGTATTAGCTGAGGCATATGATGCTGCGAAGAGCAGGGCAAACAGAAGCGGAATCGACAGCTCGGCGATGCTTCCTGCTGATGAGCCGTCTTGTTCGGTCGTTGGTACCTCTTTCGTTCCGGAATCTGCGACAATGCATGGGGATGTCTCTAATCAACGAGATGAATATTCACAGCCAAATTGTAACCGtaatggaaaaaaagagaggaaaatcaTGGGGGCCAGGGTGATTAGCAATTGAGACAGCATTTCGTTATTGTTTGGGTACTACTAAAGTCGCGCCTAATTGACCAAAATGCTCGAATCGATTGACTTTTCTCTGATGATACCGTATGGAGAGTGTACCTGAAGGAACTGCATTGGGGGTATCAGGAGCTCCGGTAGGCGATGCGGAGGGCGAAGCAGCTGCAGATATATTCCATCAGCACAAAAAGTAAGATAAAATGATTTTGAACCGGAAAACGAAAGATGTCAGTTTCAATGTTTTTCGTGTGCAGACACACTCACCGTTGCAACGGCTGATCGGTTGAGTCTGAATGTTGCAAGCGCTGGGCACGGCGAGGGCCCGGGTCTGGTTGATGCTGATACCGAGGGAAGAGCCGCCCACGTTGAGGGCCTGGCACAGGCACTGTGGCTCCGAGCGGACCACGTTGGCGAGCTGCGAGCAGCAGCTCGAGGACGGGGACGAGGAGTTGCCCGTGATGTAGTTGAGGCAGGGGGACATGCTGATCAGCGCGTTCGTGCAGCTCGACGACTGAGCCGCCGCTCCAGCCGCCACCATGGCCAAGACCAGGGCCACAATTCTCATCCTAGTCTGTGCCATTGGATGATCTTTCCTGTTTCCAATTTTGTGCTGGTGCCAAAGGATGAACTTGCGAGTCCTGGATTGTGAGTTCAGTTCAGTGGGgtgaagagaaagagagcagcTGGTTTGGCTTTATGTAGGGGGAAGtttgagagagagggaagagttTCAGGAATTGTTGATTTGGGTCACCAACTTCTCCTACCACTTCCTCAGAGGATCTTTTCTTGTTatcagaaattcatttgatgtcCTGATTCTGGTCATATAAACATAGATGCTAGGGACAGGACCATGTTGATTGGGCATAATACCCAGGAACAAGTCCATGTCTTTGGTTCTTGTTGTGAATGAAATCTGTTTGGTTCTTCAGGTGGCCAACTACTAACTATTGGTTACAACCGATTACTTCAAAGCTGTGGAAACTTGCATCAAGAAGTAATGAGCATGACGAGCTGGACTTGTGTGGTCAGCTGATGGAGGTTGTTTAACAGAATGCTTTGATGAAATTGTCTATTGCTATCATGCTTTCATCTGGATCTCCACATGACTAGCAACTCATGTTTGGTAAGCTGTGACATAACTGGAGGCAAGAGAACACCATGCGCATGCTGTTGCTTAAAAACTGGTAGAAGAGGCAATTTTATTTGTCATAACAAATTCGATTGACATTTCAAGTAGTCTTTTTGCCCAAGAGAAATTACAAGTCCCAAGCAAATCGGCGGTCACTCGCTAGGTTTGATCGTTGGACCGGTCGAGTTGATTAGGTATGAGGCTTAAAAATCCTCGCCCAAAAAGGAGCATACATTACTAAAAATATTAGAACTAAAAAGGATCCTGCTTGGAGTGATGAGAACGATCTTAGGGAAAAATTTTCGGAAAACTATTCGTCCTTGTGAATTATCTCGTAAAATTAGTTCATCATGCTCTATGGTGATAACaaaagtttttgctcattcccGATTCAATATTTTTCGAATGCTTCTTGTTAGAGCCATGCGTTTAGACCTCCGAATTATCGGATCGGATGTGCCTTATGCGTGAAGTTCTCATACAATAATCTTCaatacaaatgattttttttttctataatccAAGGACATCTCTTTATCTTTATTTCCTCTGAAATTGCtcagaattagaaaaatgggTCTGAAGGGTTAGCCAGAGTTTGAGTTCAGGATCAtccaccttcaagagcatcatGCACAAAATCCTCAACTTGCTCTTGATCGTTCAGAACTTCAATTCCtggaattctctctttttcacaaACCAAGTTCGTTAAAGGACGGAAACACTAGGTCAATACCCTCCCATGGTCCCTCGTTAGGACAACTACAACCGTCTAATCCTTGAAAGGTGACCAATTAGCAAGCGACACGCAAGCAAGAGCCCCTCTTAccaccaaaagaaaagataggTCAAAATGGGGTCCACAGGCATACATGCCAATCCACCAATCTTGTCACAAGTCCTGACCACCTGTTCTTTGAAAGCCAGAAGTTTGTTAAGGTAGTTTAACTCCAACACCAACTTCATTTTCCcaacccaaaaagaagaagaaaaagaagtaaaatgaaaaatcttgaaCTCATGTCATACTTCCCTCCACTTCTCAATACCTATAAATTCCATCACCATCTTTCCCCTCCCTCATCACCGAGGACCGCTCCATTCTCCTATCCCAAAGAGCTTCCTCAGTCTTCTTCCTCCAAACAGGCAGAGTTTTCCCTACAATCCTGGTCAAAATGAAGCATTTCAGGCCCAGCTCACTCTCTCTTCCACTCCTCGCCATGGCCATCACGCTCTCGATCACCACCGTCCCGGTGCGCAGCCAGATCACCACGCCGTGCACTCCCTCCATGATGTCGACCTTCACGCCGTGCATGAACTTTGTCACCAACAGCAGCCTCAACGGCACAACGCCGACCTCGCAGTGTTGCGACTCGCTCAAGTCGCTCACAAACAGCGGGATGGGCTGCCTGTGCCTCATTGTGGCTGGTGGCATTCCGTTCCAGTTACCCATCAATCGGACCCTTGCCATCTCGCTTCCCCGGGCCTGCAACATGCCTCGTGTTCCCCTCCAGTGCAAATGTATGCTAATCCTGCTAATTTTGGTGTCACTTACACTTATTCTCTACTCATATGATCGTATCTTCCTTAGTGCTGTCCTAGACTCCACCTAATGTTCCCCATTTCATTGTAACTTGCAGCTACCGGTGCGCCTCTTCCTGCTCCAGGTATCACCCTTACGCCTTTAATCGTCGTGCTTCTGCAGTTATTATAGTTGTTAGTAGATTGAATCGCTAACCATGGAGCATGAACGTGATAGTTGTTAGTAGATTGAATTGCTGCCCCATCACAACCGCCATACGAAACCATGTCACAAGGATGTTACCGTGAGATGTTTGCTGATACATGTTAGAATGTCTGACAGAAATTTTAAGTCGTTATGAGAAGGAGACTACATGtttataaagagcatataaatccCGTGCAAGCGATGTGGGATACTAGATCGAATTTAAGGAAGCCAAAATCAAAGCCTCTTAAGAATTTGAATTCAATCATCGCAagagaagagaatttgcaaacTCAATCAATTGAATCATCATTGACTGATTAACTCTTCTCATCGATTTTCAGGTCCTGCCACGCTCGGACCGATTCTCTCTCCGTCATCCTCTCCAGCGAGCAGTCCTACAGGTAACCTTCTGAAAATCAACGAGCAAATGCTACTAAATATTGTAGCTTTATCAGGTGCATGTGTTTagttttcttgattttgtgCGGCAGGGTCCACAGATTCTCAACCCGTCTCACCAGCTCTGTCCCCAGAATCCGACACGCCTTCGCTCTCAACTCCGCCATCTTCGACAGTCAGTTCAGAGAATCCGACGCAAACCACCGGGAGCCGCTCTAATGTAAACCCGTCAGCCGCCAGGCCCTCCAATGTTTTCTCACCAGTGCTGCTGCTAGTCGCATTGGCATCGTCTTTCTTGAAGTACTACTGATCTACCATGGGATTGTCTACTTgattttgtattaatttttcttctttcaatatTGTCTGTGGTGATTCTTTGGGTGTGTGACTATTATAGTAGGGCTTTTCAGGATAGCGGGAGAGAGAGTCATTTGGTTATTTGTTTGTACAATGAGATTATATTTGTTTTGTACTGCAGTAATGAGAGTGGGAGTAAAAATATGCTTTCTTTTATACTGTTTGAAGAACTCAGGCTTGAGCTAGAGGATACTAATCATAGAAGCAAAGCCAATGCTGGTCCTTATCAAAAAGCAATGTCCTGAATCTGATTGCTAGAAGTTAAAAATGGTTTCGCACGAAGAGTACATTCATGAATTCGATCCGAACTTGCAAAGATGTCTGGAGAATGCATGTTATCATTCACAGAAAAAACGTGTCCTGTATGCGGTCTAGACCTGTCTTCAGTAGGAAGGATGAGATCTCTAAGCGCAAAACAGCTGTGAGCTTTGCAGCCATTTGAGATTCACGCTTTCACACAGGCAACATGCACCTATCACAGAACTCAACCTCCCTAGTAGTTGAGGGAGAAAGTTGATCATGCCTTCACAACTTCATGCTCTGACTACTGTGAGAATGCGGTAAATGCCAGTTTTCCCGCCACGCCCTTCAAGATGTATTCGATGATTATAACCTAAGAAGTCACGATTAATTGTTCTATTTAGGTCATGTCATTGTGACTATGACTTGGGGCATTCTGGGAATAACGCCTGCCCGAGCATGCGAATCGTCCCTCCTGATCAGAGAACTTGCACTGCATGTGTTCATAAACTTGTGAAGGTAATGAATTTTTAACAGCAACTAGCATTGAAGGGAAAGATGAACATCATGGTCTCGAGCCGCCTAAGTTTCTTCAAGTTGTCTCTTTGTCTAGCTCTCACGTTGTGTTCGACGCGATGTATAGCGAGAGCCCCATATCAAGGCTGTCTTGTGGAGGAAATAGGCCTCAAGCAGTGCTCAAAGCAAGACGAGGGGTCTATAGAAACTTGCTGCATCGCCCTTAATGCGGTGATTCGAGAAGGATTTGACTGCTTCTGCTCACTGTTCACGTATTCCGAGCCGCTCCTCAGGAATGGATTCTCGTTGCTATCGTCGAACTGCTATGTGTCGATACCTCCTCTGGCCCTTTGTCAAGGTAAATCTTCGCACGATAAGCTCAGCTCTGTGGGCTTATCTTCCCCATCTGATGCAACTTCTATTTATGATGTGATACTTGCGACGGCAAGGATTTGATCAAATCAGTCAAGAAAGAGAACTGCTATTGAAGCAAAAACAATGTTCCGCTTTGAAATCTATCTCGTTCCATAAATCTTTATACATCCTTAATAGGTAGAATACACACTTACAGGGACAAAAGAATAGTCTCTGTAGCTTAGTCATTTTGCATGTATCACGAGCTAAACGTAAGTCATTCGCCGAGTCGACCGATGAACCGAAATTCAGTTTAGTCTATTCAATTTAAGCGCTGATTTCtcttggtcttttttttttttttttccgggggTCGTTACCGGGTTTCGTAT
The genomic region above belongs to Rhodamnia argentea isolate NSW1041297 chromosome 6, ASM2092103v1, whole genome shotgun sequence and contains:
- the LOC115744879 gene encoding non-specific lipid transfer protein GPI-anchored 5-like isoform X1; translated protein: MAQTRMRIVALVLAMVAAGAAAQSSSCTNALISMSPCLNYITGNSSSPSSSCCSQLANVVRSEPQCLCQALNVGGSSLGISINQTRALAVPSACNIQTQPISRCNAAASPSASPTGAPDTPNAVPSDSGTKEVPTTEQDGSSAGSIAELSIPLLFALLFAASYASANT
- the LOC115744879 gene encoding non-specific lipid transfer protein GPI-anchored 5-like isoform X2, which codes for MAQTRMRIVALVLAMVAAGAAAQSSSCTNALISMSPCLNYITGNSSSPSSSCCSQLANVVRSEPQCLCQALNVGGSSLGISINQTRALAVPSACNIQTQPISRCNAASPSASPTGAPDTPNAVPSDSGTKEVPTTEQDGSSAGSIAELSIPLLFALLFAASYASANT
- the LOC115744878 gene encoding non-specific lipid transfer protein GPI-anchored 20 isoform X2 — translated: MKHFRPSSLSLPLLAMAITLSITTVPVRSQITTPCTPSMMSTFTPCMNFVTNSSLNGTTPTSQCCDSLKSLTNSGMGCLCLIVAGGIPFQLPINRTLAISLPRACNMPRVPLQCKSTGAPLPAPGPATLGPILSPSSSPASSPAGSTDSQPVSPALSPESDTPSLSTPPSSTVSSENPTQTTGSRSNVNPSAARPSNVFSPVLLLVALASSFLKYY
- the LOC115744878 gene encoding non-specific lipid transfer protein GPI-anchored 20 isoform X1 — translated: MKHFRPSSLSLPLLAMAITLSITTVPVRSQITTPCTPSMMSTFTPCMNFVTNSSLNGTTPTSQCCDSLKSLTNSGMGCLCLIVAGGIPFQLPINRTLAISLPRACNMPRVPLQCKSTGAPLPAPGPATLGPILSPSSSPASSPTGSTDSQPVSPALSPESDTPSLSTPPSSTVSSENPTQTTGSRSNVNPSAARPSNVFSPVLLLVALASSFLKYY
- the LOC125315590 gene encoding uncharacterized protein LOC125315590; the protein is MNIMVSSRLSFFKLSLCLALTLCSTRCIARAPYQGCLVEEIGLKQCSKQDEGSIETCCIALNAVIREGFDCFCSLFTYSEPLLRNGFSLLSSNCYVSIPPLALCQDRALPVVFPPITPDDSELSAALGGANSANVGVLQNSMADQNSAKKLNAFGKPSDETSDGEDKPTELLYNVVFLFLLLKVLCY